The nucleotide sequence CCTCGATCATTAAATCTACCCAAGTTTATAGCGAAAGTGAGCGTAATCTTAGAACGCTAGGACTGAGGGATGGTGAAACTTTGGGCAATGACAGGGAGTTGCAGGGGCAGTCGCCTTTCCTAATCAATTCCGGGTTAAACTACGAAGGAGCCGAAAACGGGATCCAAATGGGTGTAAACTACAATGTACAGGGAAAAACATTGCAGGTAGTGGGCAACGGATTTGTACCGGACGTGTATACCATGCCCTTTCACAACCTAAACTTTAACTTCTCCAAGAGCTTTGGCGAAAACCAAAATCAGAGTGTTAGTTTTAAAATAAGCAATCTTTTGGATGATGACGTGGAAAGTGAATATGAGTCCTACAAGGCTGAAAATAAGACCTTTTCCAAAAGAAGTCCTGGAAGATCATTCTCATTGGGATACAACATTAAGTTCTAAATTTAGATAGTTATATTTAATAAAAAGAGGTCGGATTCTATGTTTTTTAACTTGGAATTCGGCCTCTTTTTGCATTTCATCGAATTTTTAAGTATAATTTTAGCTGCCGCCAACGTGCTGCACCTAAAATTCTTACATTTACGGTATATTATTTGTTGTAAAAGTTTCTATGAAGCAACTCTACTTAGTTATAGCCTTACTTTTTATCTCTATTTCCTTTGGACAGGATCCTAAAGGCAATGTGGGTGGAGGGGATATTCCTGGGTTTAAGATATATCCCAATCCTGTGACCAATGGCAGGGTATATATCAGTACTTCCCTGAACGCTCCAAAACAGATTTTAATTTTCGATATATTTGGATCCCAAGTACTGGAAACTACCATTATTGGTTCGGAACTAAATGTAAATGATTTGGATGCCGGTGTTTACATGCTAAGAGTAAACGAAAAAAACAAAGTAGCCACAAGAAAGCTGATTATTAAATAGTGTTTCCAACTTTTAACAGCTACACAACTTACCTAATGATCTGATTTATAACCCTTATTACCTTAATTCAATACTTTTAATAAGGATACACATACAAAAATCACTCCTTTACAACATTTATTATTACTTCCTTATTTATTTTCCTACGTTTACTGTATTGATCCCAAATCAATACTAACCTATGAAAATATTTTACACCCTACTGTTCATGGTATTTTCTATGGCCGTTTCTGCACAGGAATTCGTTGAAGAGCCGTTAGACAGAACTACCCAAGCAAATACTTTCAAATTATACCCCAATCCGGCCTATCAGGATGTGGTCTATATTACCACAAAGCATAATGGGGTAAAGGATGTAGTAATCTATGATGTCTTCGGAACCATAGTTTTAAAGGACCGGATAACCCATACCCTTTTGAACATATCAAAATTGGCTCCGGGAGTTTACGTATTACAAATTACCGAAAACAGGGTAACGATGACCAGAAAGTTGGTCGTGAAATAAACCCTCTTAATGGTACTTTTTTCTTTCTATGCACCTCTTCATCACAAATATTTGACTATAACCTCTTAATCTTCATTTACTGAAGTTAGGTAAGGCCGGCTTCATGCATCTCCCAAAGGGAGATTTAAGTCTATGCCAATAACAGGTATTAAACCTCAGGGCAAGCCTTGAACCCAATAATAGGAATCGACCCAAGGATCGAGGTATTGAACCTAGATCCCGCCGAAAAAGGCGGGATTAGTTCAACTTGCAATTTTCAGTGCGTCTTACTGACTTCTCAAAATTGAGTTTCACTAATAAAACCATAAAATAAGGTTTCCACTCTGTTGTTATCATTACTTTTGTAGAAGTGATTAAGCATATGCCTCTCGAAAATATTTTTACAATTTCAACGGACGAAGAATTCAATGCCATGGCATTGAAAACATTTCAGGTCCAATATAATGAAAACTTGGTGTATCAGGAATTTTGCCGTCACTTAGGGAAGAATGTGTCCACCGTTAAGACCCTTGAAGATATTCCCTTTCTGCCGATAGAATTTTTTAAATCCAAAAAAGTAATATGTGGTTCATTTACGCCCCAGATTACCTTTACCAGTAGTGGCACTACGGGAAGTGAGGTAAGCAAGCATCACGTAAAAAACTTGGAACTATACGAGAATAGCTATCTAACCGCATTCAGACACTTTTATGGGGATATAGACGACTATTGTGTGCTGGCATTGTTGCCCTCTTATCTGGAAAGGGAGGGTTCTTCCTTGATCTATATGGCCAACGACCTTATCCACAAAAGCAAGCATCCAGACAGCGGCTTTTATTTGGATAATCTTGACAGTTTGCAAAAGACCTTGGTTGAATTGGATGCCCGTAACACTAAAATATTACTGCTAGGTGTTTCCTTTGCCTTATTGGATATGGTGGAAGAATTCCAATTGAAACTAAAGAATACGGTAGTTATGGAAACAGGTGGCATGAAAGGGCGCAAAAAGGAATTGATACGTGAGGAGTTGCACCAACTATTAAAAAACGGTTTTGGAGTGGAGGCCATCCATTCGGAATATGGCATGACAGAGCTTTTGTCCCAGGCCTATTCCCAAGGCAATGGACGCTTCTTTGCCCCTAAATGGATGAAAGTCTTGATACGTGAAACCGAAGATCCTTTAACCTTGCAAAAAGCAGGTAAAACGGGAGGTGTAAATATCATTGACCTGGCAAATATTCACTCCTGCAGCTTTATTGCCACTCAAGACTTGGGAAAAGTGCATACCGACGGAAGTTTTGAGATATTGGGAAGGTTTGACCATTCCGATATTAGAGGCTGTAATTTAATGGTATTATAAGCCCAAAATCTTGGCATCCACAAAAAAGGTTGTGGCTATATTTATTTCATAATCGGACGATAAAAACTCATCGGTAACCGTTTTTAGCCTTAAAGTATAGGAATCCTTTTTAATATATTCCTTTAAATCTTCGGCCGTGGTTACCAGTTCCAATTGTTCCCCAACAGTAGCCGCTACTTCCTCGTTCCATGCTATCTTAATCTCCGGCAAATCGTCTGCGGACATATAAATGATGATCGATTCCAAAAAACTAAAGTCCTCCCCATCAGGAACCTCAACGGTCATAATCAATTTCTTCAGGACAATTTCCTCTATAAGGTCTTTTCTGGTGTCGTTTACCTCAAACTCGGCTGAAGAATTGGTCTCTGTTTCAGGGGTAAAGACATCAAAAGGTAAATCTACTCCTGTTGATGAAGGTATAACCACTGTTTGATCATAATCCATTTCAAATTTGGTAAGCTCATCCAGTTTGTCACAAGAAACAAAAAGAGATACTAAGGCAAAAAACAAAAAATACTTCTTCATAGGATCCAATTTATTAGGCTAACGGGTTTCTCCTAATTTTATTGGGGTAACCAAAAAAAATATAGTGTTTATTTAATTACCAGTACAAAATAATTCTTCTTCCCGCGCTGCAGCAAAACAAATTTATTGTTGATCAGATCTTCTGTAGAAATGATATAATCTTCTTTGACTTTTTCCTTGTTAACAGAAATGGAATTTTGCTTCAATTCGCGTCTAGCTTCCCCATTAGACCCTAAAAAACCGGTTTTTGCCGCCAAGGCCCCAATCATATCCAGGCCAATATCAATGTCCTCCTTGGATACCTCCGCCTGTGGCACGCCTTCAAACACATCTAAAAATGTCTTTTCATTCAGTTTTTTTAAGTCGCTCGAGGTCGATTTTCCAAAAAGAATATCACTTGCCTTTACAGCATTATCCAGATCTTCCTGCGAATGTACCATTACCGTTACCTCATCGGCCAAACGCTTTTGAAGCACCCTTAAATGAGGGGCATCCTGATGCATATTAACCAAATTTTCTATTTCTTCCTTAGGTAAAAAAGTGAAGATTTTGATATATTTTTCGGCATCCTCATCCGAGGTATTCAACCAATATTGATAGAATTTATAAGGGGATGTTCTTTCAGAATCCAACCAAATATTGCCCCCTTCCGACTTCCCAAATTTGGTGCCATCGGCCTTTGTAATCAAAGGACAGGTAAGGGCAAATCCTTTACCGCCTCCAATTCTACGGATAAGTTCGGTACCTGTGGTAATATTTCCCCATTGGTCACTACCTCCCATTTGCAGGGTGCAATTGTGCTCCCTATAGAGATGTAAAAAATCATATCCCTGCACCAATTGATAGGTGAATTCCGTAAAGGACATTCCTTCCTTAGCTTCGGCCGATAATCGTTTTTTTACGGAATCCTTGGCCATCATATAATTCACCGTAATGTGCTTCCCTACATCCCGAATAAATTCCAAAAAGGAAAAATCCTTCATCCAATCATAGTTGTTCACCAGTACAGCACTGTTATCCATTCCACTATTAAAATCCAAAAAACGGGAAAGTTGTTCTTTTATAGCGGCCTGGTTATGCGCCAAGGTAGCCTCATCCAGCAAATTCCGCTCTGTAGATTTCCCTGAAGGATCACCGATCATCCCGGTTGCTCCCCCGATCAGCGCATAAGGTTTATGGCCTGCCAACTGAAAATGACGAAGCATCATAACCCCAACCAAATGTCCAATATGTAGTGAGTCTGCCGTTGGGTCAATTCCCACATAGGCAGATTGCATTCCGCTTAACAAATGTTCTTCCGTACCGGGCATTGCATCGTGCAACATTCCTCTCCAAGTTAATTCTTCTACAAAGTTCGTAGTCATGCTTTAGATCTTCTAATTCAATAATAGTCGCAAATATAAAATAATAGGTCGTTTAACTCCTGCCAAAAAAGGAATAAATTGGAGCCAATTGAGTAAATTTGCGCCATGATTTTAGTCACAGGAGGAACTGGTTTGGTAGGAGCACACCTTCTTTTGCACTTGTTGCAGTCGGGTGCCACGGTAAAAGCCATCCATAGAGAAAATAGCAACCTAAAAGAGGTTGAAAAGGTATTTGGGTATTATACCGACCAATCCCACAAACTGTTTCAAAAAATTAATTGGGTAAAGGCCGATCTTAATGACCTCCCAGCCTTGGAAATTGCTTTTGAAAATGTGACACATGTTTATCATTGTGCGGCCTTAATTTCCTTTAACCCCAATGATTATGATCTATTGCGTAAAGTAAATTATGAAGGCACTAAAAACATTGTCAATCTTTGTATTGCCAAGGGTATCCAAAAATTGTGCTATACCAGTTCCATAGGTGCCATAGGGCGGACGGTAGGTAACCAAGAGGCTACTGAAGAAACGGATTGGAATTCCCAACAAAGCAATGTGTACGCTATGACCAAGATGGATGCGGAACTGGAAGTTTGGAGGGGTGCTCAGGAAAATGTTCCTGCAGTTATAGTAAATCCAGGGGTTATCTTGGGCCCTGGGTTCTGGGAAACGGGAACAGGGATTTTATTTAAAACCGCTTATAAGGCCCGTAAATACTATCCGCCAGGAGGAACAGGCTTCGTTACAGTAAATGACGTGGTCCAAATAATGACCCAATTAATGCAGTCGTCCATAACCAATGAAAAGTATATCCTTGTGGCCAAAAACCTGACCTATAAAGAAATACTACGCACGATTACGGCAGCCTTCGGCAAACCAGAACCTAGCAAAGCCATTAAATTTTGGCAACTGGAGGTGTTTAGAAGATGGGATTGGCTAAGGAATATTTTCTGGAACAGTGGAAGAAAACTAACCAAAAACTCGGTTGAATCCTTACGTAAGAACCAATTGTTCAATGCCGACAAAATACAAAAACAACTAGGCTATTCCTTTGAGGCCTTGGACGGCATTATAGAATTTTCCTGCAAAAAGTTTATGGAAGAGAATCCTTAGTATTAACTGGTTTTTTTTTGAGTTCGGGGTTCGACTTTTCTTTGGCTTCCATTAAAGAATCCTGCTTCTGCTGCCTTTCATCTTCAAAAAACTTTTCATCCTTCTCCAACCTATCTTTTACCTTGGTGTAGATGGTCTCGTATACAGTGGGCATAGAGGCATAGTAAGTGTCGCTTTTTACAAATTGGACGCTGTCTATCCCATACTTGGTATAGATATACCCCATTGGCTCAATGTCATATTCGTTTAAAATGCTTTCGTTAATTATCTTACCGGCATTTAACAATGAAATATCGTATAAAATGGTGGCCATTTTATCTTCCGGAATAAGGTTTTCCGGCTTCTCAACTACCTTTTCATTACATGAAAACAACAGCCCCAAAAAAATGACAACTATATATTTTAGCATTACTCTCTATTAAAAGTTAACCTCCTGGCTTTTCGCTCTTCCGAAAAATTGCCATTCTCATAGGCCAAATGCCCATTTACAAATGTATGGGTTATCCTGGATTTAAACGAGTTACCTTCAAAGGGAGACCAACCACATTTATAGGCTATATTTTCCTTGGTCACGGTCCAGGAATCATTAAGATCCAACACCACTAAATCGGCATAAAATCCTTCCCGAATAAAACCACGTTTTTTTATCTGAAACAACTTTGCCGGATTATGGCACATTTTCTCCACAATTTTCTCCAAGCTTATCTTTCCATCATGATATTTCTCCAACATTGCGGGCAAGGCATGTTGCACCAATGGGCCTCCCGAGGGAGCGGAAGTGTAAACGTTGTTCTTCTCTTCTAAAGTATGTGGTGCATGGTCCGTGGCAATGACATCTATACGATCATCCAATAAAGCCTCCCAAAGTTGGTCCCTATCCGCAGCAGTTTTAACAGCCGGATTCCATTTAATTAGAGTTCCTTTGGTATCGTAATCCTCTTCCGAAAACCAAAGATGGTGAATACAGACCTCAGCAGTAATTTTTTTATCCTCCAATGGAATATCGTTCCTAAAAAGCTCGGTTTCCTTTCCTGTAGATAGGTGAAAGACATGAAATCTTGCCCCTGTTTTTTTTGCCAAGGCAATGGCTCTGGAAGAAGAAAGATAACAGGCTTCGGCACTCCTGATCAAAGGATGGTATTTTACGGGAATATCATCCCCATATTGCGCCTTATATTTGGCAAAATTTGCCTTAATGGTGGACTCATCTTCGCAATGTGCGGAAATGACCATCTCCGTATTTCTAAATATTTTTTCGATCACCTCTTCATTGTCTACCAACATATTGCCCGTAGAGGAACCTAAAAAGAGTTTAATCCCAGAACAGGCATTCTTATCCAATTTTTTTATCTCTTCCAAATTGTCGTTGGTACCGCCAAATAAAAAAGAGTAATTGGCAAAAGCAGAATTTCTAGCCATTTCAAACTTATCCTCCAAAGCCTTAATGGTAGTTGTTTGGGGATTGGTATTGGGCTGTTCCATAAAGGAGGTTATTCCCCCGGCAACGGCTGCCCGACTTTCCGTGGCAATAGTGCCCTTATGGGTTAGACCAGGCTCCCTAAAATGTACTTGATCGTCTATGGCTCCAGGTATTACATATTTCCCTTCCAAATCCATTACCTTGGCGGCACTATCCGATGAAATTTGATCCTCAATTTTAAGAATAAAATCGTCCTCCAACAGTATATCTGCAGGGAATATTTTATTGTCATTAACGATTTTAGCGTTTTTTAAAAGTATTCTTCCCATCTTAAAATTTCTTTTTGTGAAACAAACTGCGCAACTTCATCTGTAGTACCCCAAAAACGGCCTCATTAATAATGGAAGCACTCATTTTTGATTTTCCCCTTATTCTATCGGTAAAAATAATAGGCACCTCTTCAATCTTATAATCTTGAAGATGGGCCCTGAACTTCATTTCGATTTGAAATGCATATCCAATAAATTTAATGGAATCCAAATTGATGGTTTCCAAAACCTTTCTCCTGTAACAAACAAATCCGGCAGTAGGGTCGTGCACCCTCATTCCGGTTATCAATTTCACATAAAATGAAGCACCATAGGACAACAGTATTCTATGCAAGGGCCAATTTACTACATTAATTCCCTTTTTGTAACGCGATCCCACAGCTACATCCGCCCCTTCAATACAGGCTTGCCGCAGCTTTATAAGATCTGTTGGTGCATGTGAAAAATCGGCATCCATCTCAAAAATATATTCATATTTCTTTTCTATGGCCCATTTAAACCCATGGATATAGGCCGTTCCCAAACCAGATTTATCCCGTCTTACCTCTAAAAATAACTTATTTAAATATTGCTCCTGTAGAGCTTTTACCGCATCGGCCGTACCGTCAGGAGAATTATCGTCAACGACAAGGATATGAAAATCCTGCTCCAAAGCAAAGACGGAATGAATTATGAGCTCAATGTTTTCAATTTCATTGAAGGTAGGAATAATGACCAAGCTATCCGCCATCTAGGTATTGCAATTTTAGCAAAAATAGTATTTTAAAAACTGTAGTGAAATATCCGGAACGTTTTATGATTTTTTTAAAGACTCCATATATTTACGAATGTATGGTTTTGGTCTTTAAATTGAACCGCTTAACAGTACTGTCTTAGGACTTCCGAGAAAAAATTGGAAGCACTATATATATTGAATTCAATAAATGGCGGGATTGGATAACACAGTGTGCAAGGGTAGACTTACAAGTCCTTTTTATAAGGGGATAGCACTATTAAAGTTAAGGGTATATTAATTAACGGAATATAATACCCAACTAATAGGTTTCTTATCTTTAGCGCGGAATTGGTTCTAAAAAAGCTTAGGTTTGGACTGATTTTTTGTTCGATATAAAAAACAATAATTACACCATACTTGAATTGAAGGATTCAATTACATTACTTGCAACACTAAAGGGAATGAAATTTACGTTGTTAGCAATAATATCACCCAAGAATAAGGCCGTATAAATGGAAGCTATATTAAGAAATGATTATACTGTAGATTGGATAACCATTATCCTATTTTCCAGTATCTTTTTTATGGTACTTGCAAAAACTACTTTTTATAGCCGTTTCTTGAACTATATCATCTTACCGTTCAACAACAAATATATCTTTCTTTACCAAAAGAAAGACAAACTATTTAATTGGTTCAGTATTTTTTTCAGTATTTTTCAATTGCTAAATTTCTCTCTTTTCCTATACTTTGCTTATACCATTTTTTTCAAGATTCCGGAAGGGCAACAGTTCGTTGCCTATAGTATTATTTTTATATCGCTTTTTCTATTTTTTACCATTAAAATACTCTTGCAATTGGGCAACGGTTTTATATTTAATATCAACAAGATTATTGCCGAAATAATTTTCAAGAAACTCTCCTATCTCAACTACAGTGGCATTGTAATGCTATTTGCCAATCTTCTGTTAAATTTTGTTTTCAGGGAGTCAAAAGCAGTAGTTTTTATAAGTCTTTTGTTAGTATTCCTTATAAACGCTATTGGTTGGACTACAACATTGAGAAATCATCAAAAATTCATCGCCAGTAATTTTGTGTATTTTATTTTGTACCTTTGCGCTCTTGAAATAGCACCAATTATTATAGTTGGAAACTATCTAATAGATCGAAACCTATGAAAGTAAAAACGATTTTGGTTTCACAGCCAGAACCTAAGATGGAAAACTCCCCCTATTCCAAGCTTATTGATAAGGAGAAAATAAAGGTAGATTTTAGACCTTTTATCCACGTGGAAGGCGTTGATGCGAAAATGGTACGACAACAAAAAATTGACCTTAAGAATTTTACCGCCATTATTCTAACCAGTAGGAATGCAGTGGATCACTTCTTTAGGATCGCGGAGGAAATGAGGTTCAAGGTTCCCGATACGATGAAATATTTTTGTCAGTCAGAGGCAGTAGCCTACTATTTACAAAAATACGTTGTATACCGCAAGCGTAAAATTTATGTTGGGAAAATGAATTTTCCAGATTTAAATACTTTGTTCAAAAAATATAAGGACGAAAAATTTTTATTACCATCCTCTGACGTTCTTAAACCTATTGTTCCCGAAACACTAAATAGTTTGGGAATAGATTGGACCAGGGGCATTTTTTACAGAACGGTAATCAGTGACCTTTCAGATTTAAGGGATGTGTATTATGATGTATTGGTATTCTTTAGCCCTTCCGGAATTGAATCGCTATTAAAGAATTTCCCTGATTTTAAACAGAACGAAACCAGAATAGCGGTTTTTGGAAATTCAACGGTTAAAGCAGCCACGGAAGCAGGGTTAAGAATAGACATTCAGGCCCCCACCCCGGAAACGCCTTCTATGACCATGGCACTACAGAGATACATTACCAGTGTAAACAAGAAATAGTTATTGCCAAAAAATTAATTTAGCAATACCAGATTATAAAAAACCCCGAGGCAAGCCTCAGGGTTTTTCTTTTAGAATGCATATCGCTGCGGTCCTCCACGCCTTATTTCCTCATTGGCATAGACCTCGAATTTCTTAAAGTTTTCTCTAAAGGCATTGGTCAACTTAAAGGCGGTTTTGTAATAGGCCTCGTCATTGTTCCATGTTGCCCTTGGACTTAGCACACTTGTAGGGACTCCAGGACACTCCCTAGGCTGTGCCACTCCAAAAACGGAGTGGATATGGTATTTATCATAACTGTACAGTCCCAGTTCGCCACTTAAGGCCGCATGGATCATGGCCCTGGTATATTTCAATTTCATTCTGGTACCCACCCCATATGGGCCACCGGTCCATCCTGTATTTACCAACCATACATTTACCCCTGCATCCAACATTTTTTTACTCAGCATCTCTGCGTATTTGGTTGGATGCAATGGCATAAACGGCGCTCCAAAACAAGCCGAAAAACTTGGTACTGGTTCTACCACCCCTGCCTCGGTACCGGCCACCTTGGCCGTATATCCCGAAATAAAATGATAGGCTGCCTGACTAGGGGTCAACTTGGAAATAGGAGGCAATACCCCAAAGGCATCCGCAGTTAAAAAGAAAATATTTTTTGGGTTCTTACCAATAGATGGCACCTGTATATTGTCTATATTATAAATTGGATAACTTACTCTGGTATTTTGGGTAATGGAGGTATTGGCAAAGTCGACCACCCCATTGGCATCCAATACCACGTTCTCCAAAAGGGCTCCTTTCTTTATGGCTCCGTAAATTTCAGGCTCATTTTCTTCCGAAAGATTAATGACCTTGGCATAACAACCTCCCTCAAAATTAAATACGGTATTTTCTTTGGTCCACCCATGTTCATCATCTCCGATCAATTTTCTATGTGGGTCTGCCGATAATGTAGTCTTTCCAGTTCCGGAAAGGCCAAAAAAGATTGCGGTATCCCCATCCTCGCCCACGTTTGCCGAACAGTGCATGGGAAGGCAATTCTTAAATACCGGAAGAATAAAATTCAGCGCAGAAAATATTCCTTTTTTAATTTCCCCCGTATATCCGGTACCTCCTATCAGGGCAATTTTACGGGTGAAATTAAGAATGGCAAAATTATGCTGCCTTGTCCCATCTTCCTCTGCCTTTGCCATAAATCCAGGTGCATTAACCACAGTCCATTCCGGATCAAAACCTACCAACTCTTCTTCGGTAGGCCTTAAAAACATATTGTAGGCAAACATATTGGACCAGGGATATTCATTAATTACCCTGATGTTCGTCTTGTAATCATCGTCGGCGCATGCAAAACAATCCCTTACATAAAGTTCCTTTTCATTGAGATATTTTATGACCTTGTTGTAAAGAGCATCAAACTTTTCGCTTTCAAAGGGTATATTTACATTTCCCCACCAAATTTTATCGGCCGTAATCTCATCCTTTACAATAAATCTGTCCATTGGAGACCTACCCGTAAATTCGCCTGTATTAATTGCTAAAGCCCCGGTAGAGGAGGTTACGCCCATACCCTTTTCCACTGTAATTTCATGTAGTCTTGACGGTGCCAATTGATAGTGAATTTTTTTACTTGTTATACCATACGTCTCCAACGCAATCGATTTAGTTGAGGGTGTTGATGAATTCATAATAGTTGAGTTTTATTAGAAAAATATAAGTGCTCTTAGAGCTTGTTAGTTTTATGTGATGGTTTTTGATTAAGAACCCTAATGCCCAAAAGTATCCAGCCCGTAACCAGGAGAACACCGCCCAGGGGAGTCAATAGTGCTATTTTCTTAAAATCAAAACTCGACAATTCATTGATTGCCAAAAGGTAAATTGAAAAAGAAAAACATACAATTCCAACCACTATAAAGTAATAAATCAGCTTTTTACGCTCATTGACCAATAAGTTGCTACCTCCCAAAAGCAATAGGAACAGAGCGTGGTACATCTGGTACCGCACCCCGGTCTCAAAAGTCTCAATTGCCTTGGCATCTACCATTTTTTCCAAACCATGTGCCCCAAAAGCACCTAAAAGAACCGCCGTTAGACCGAAAAATATACCAGTGACGAAAATTGTTTTGTTCATAACTTATTAAGGCTTATTCCTTACAAATATAACAATTTGATACCTTAGTATCCGTGAAATAGAAAAGTAAAAAACCAATGCGTAGAAAAATACTTGTTGTGGGCACCGGAAAATCCACTGCATATTTGTTGGATTATTTATTACAAAAAGCAGAGGCGGAAAATTTACATATTACTATTTGTGACTTAAATCCGGAAGTCCTTCCCGAAAGGATAAAATTACATACCTCCTGTACTATTCTTAAATTGGATATCTTCAATGATAAGGAAAGAAGTAATGCCATAGAACAAGCGGATATAGTCATTTCCATGCTCCCTGCCCGTTTTCATATCAAGGTAGCAGTGGATTGCATTCAATTTACAAAACATTTGGTTACGGCTTCTTATATAAGCGATGAAATAATGGCCTTGGACCAACAAGCGAAAGAAAAAGGCCTGGTTTTTATGAACGAAATTGGACTGGATCCCGGTATAGACCACATGAGTGCCATGCAGGTGATAGATAATATTAGGGAACGCGGTGGCAAAATTATACTTTTCGAATCTTTCACAGGGGGGTTGGTAGCCCCTGAAAGCGACAATAACCTGTGGAACTATAAATTTACCTGGAACCCCAGAAATGTTGTAGTGGCCGGTCAGGGCGGGGTAGCCAAATTTATTCAGGAAGGCACCTATAAATATATTCCCTACCACAAATTATTTAGAAGAACAGAGTTCTTGGATGTAGAAGGCTATGGGAAATTTGAAGTATACGCCAACAGGGACTCTCTAAAATACAGGGAAGCCTACGGGCTGGAGAACGTACTTACACTGTATAGGGGAACCATGAGGCGGGTAGGTTTTTCCAAAGCTTGGAATATGTTCGTGCAATTGGGCATGACCGATGACAGCTATACCATTGAAAATTCTGAAGGAATGTCTTACCGGGAATTTGTAAACTTATTTCTACCTTATTCACCTACCAATACGGTAGAATTAAAGCTGCGGCATTATCTTAAGATAGACCAGGATGATATAATGTGGGATAAATTAATGGAACTGCACTTATTCGATTCCAAAAGGAAAATTGAATTAAAAAACG is from Arenibacter algicola and encodes:
- a CDS encoding DUF4271 domain-containing protein; translated protein: MEAILRNDYTVDWITIILFSSIFFMVLAKTTFYSRFLNYIILPFNNKYIFLYQKKDKLFNWFSIFFSIFQLLNFSLFLYFAYTIFFKIPEGQQFVAYSIIFISLFLFFTIKILLQLGNGFIFNINKIIAEIIFKKLSYLNYSGIVMLFANLLLNFVFRESKAVVFISLLLVFLINAIGWTTTLRNHQKFIASNFVYFILYLCALEIAPIIIVGNYLIDRNL
- a CDS encoding uroporphyrinogen-III synthase, whose product is MKVKTILVSQPEPKMENSPYSKLIDKEKIKVDFRPFIHVEGVDAKMVRQQKIDLKNFTAIILTSRNAVDHFFRIAEEMRFKVPDTMKYFCQSEAVAYYLQKYVVYRKRKIYVGKMNFPDLNTLFKKYKDEKFLLPSSDVLKPIVPETLNSLGIDWTRGIFYRTVISDLSDLRDVYYDVLVFFSPSGIESLLKNFPDFKQNETRIAVFGNSTVKAATEAGLRIDIQAPTPETPSMTMALQRYITSVNKK
- the pckA gene encoding phosphoenolpyruvate carboxykinase (ATP); translated protein: MNSSTPSTKSIALETYGITSKKIHYQLAPSRLHEITVEKGMGVTSSTGALAINTGEFTGRSPMDRFIVKDEITADKIWWGNVNIPFESEKFDALYNKVIKYLNEKELYVRDCFACADDDYKTNIRVINEYPWSNMFAYNMFLRPTEEELVGFDPEWTVVNAPGFMAKAEEDGTRQHNFAILNFTRKIALIGGTGYTGEIKKGIFSALNFILPVFKNCLPMHCSANVGEDGDTAIFFGLSGTGKTTLSADPHRKLIGDDEHGWTKENTVFNFEGGCYAKVINLSEENEPEIYGAIKKGALLENVVLDANGVVDFANTSITQNTRVSYPIYNIDNIQVPSIGKNPKNIFFLTADAFGVLPPISKLTPSQAAYHFISGYTAKVAGTEAGVVEPVPSFSACFGAPFMPLHPTKYAEMLSKKMLDAGVNVWLVNTGWTGGPYGVGTRMKLKYTRAMIHAALSGELGLYSYDKYHIHSVFGVAQPRECPGVPTSVLSPRATWNNDEAYYKTAFKLTNAFRENFKKFEVYANEEIRRGGPQRYAF
- a CDS encoding DUF423 domain-containing protein codes for the protein MNKTIFVTGIFFGLTAVLLGAFGAHGLEKMVDAKAIETFETGVRYQMYHALFLLLLGGSNLLVNERKKLIYYFIVVGIVCFSFSIYLLAINELSSFDFKKIALLTPLGGVLLVTGWILLGIRVLNQKPSHKTNKL
- a CDS encoding saccharopine dehydrogenase family protein, with amino-acid sequence MRRKILVVGTGKSTAYLLDYLLQKAEAENLHITICDLNPEVLPERIKLHTSCTILKLDIFNDKERSNAIEQADIVISMLPARFHIKVAVDCIQFTKHLVTASYISDEIMALDQQAKEKGLVFMNEIGLDPGIDHMSAMQVIDNIRERGGKIILFESFTGGLVAPESDNNLWNYKFTWNPRNVVVAGQGGVAKFIQEGTYKYIPYHKLFRRTEFLDVEGYGKFEVYANRDSLKYREAYGLENVLTLYRGTMRRVGFSKAWNMFVQLGMTDDSYTIENSEGMSYREFVNLFLPYSPTNTVELKLRHYLKIDQDDIMWDKLMELHLFDSKRKIELKNATPAQILQRILEDSWTLDSTDKDMIVMYHKFGYEINGKKKQIDSNTVVIGEDRTYTAMAKTVGLPVAMATILILNKKITTPGVQLPIRREVYEPILEQLKSYGIRFKEYQVPYMGYNPDSVAS